A region of Theileria annulata chromosome 2, complete sequence, *** SEQUENCING IN PROGRESS *** DNA encodes the following proteins:
- a CDS encoding uncharacterized protein (chr2.cand.397 - hypothetical protein) has product MAGKKLECDQYTAMIGLMNLSNDHLGEDIRNMDLTLIKELLMNKVLNFNNHLRQICYWTEVSSSNEKKRSLTQKFTDLFQTNSQPKVNGESSENTKGTQDPSTKQSNLISRLKNLNRNEFFVYSTSLSFNPNIKCGSDLLNPSNGGGIVFTITAKMPLDEKQRKLYLQILLRYLGKNSVLLQVKSENSTSLDKILSNTNVVHEDPTTDGSAVLKPIPKYFDEDYSDEDSNDNKCSNESVPNNYSFFRHSSYLLSKYANSKLVVKEEDDKFVTQRLLQVKLQRRKR; this is encoded by the coding sequence ATGGCTGGGAAAAAACTAGAATGCGACCAGTATACAGCAATGATAGGCCTGATGAACCTATCGAACGATCATCTGGGCGAAGATATAAGAAATATGGACCTGACACTGATAAAAGAACTCCTAATGAACAAGGTGttaaatttcaataacCACCTGAGACAAATATGCTACTGGACGGAAGTCTCAAGCTCCAACGAAAAAAAACGCAGTTTAACACAAAAGTTTACAGATTTATTCCAAACGAATTCGCAACCGAAGGTAAACGGGGAGTCGTCAGAAAATACAAAGGGAACACAAGATCCATCAACGAAGCAGAGTAACTTGATAAGCAGACTGAAGAATCTAAACCGTAACGAGTTCTTTGTATATTCAACTTCTTTAAGTTTTAACCCTAACATCAAGTGTGGATCGGACCTGTTGAACCCCTCGAATGGAGGAGGAATTGTGTTCACAATCACAGCAAAGATGCCTTTGGACGAGAAGCAGAGGAAGTTGTACCTCCAGATACTGTTGCGATACTTGGGGAAAAACTCAGTTCTTCTCCAAGTCAAGTCTGAGAACTCGACTTCCCTGGACAAAATCTTATCTAACACTAATGTAGTACACGAGGACCCAACGACTGATGGTTCAGCCGTTCTGAAGCCAATTCCGAAATACTTCGACGAAGACTACTCAGATGAGGACTCAAATGACAACAAATGTAGTAATGAGAGCGTTCCAAACAACTACTCCTTCTTCCGTCACAGCTCGTACCTGTTATCCAAGTACGCTAACAGCAAGCTGGTGGTGAAGGAGGAGGACGATAAGTTTGTAACTCAGCGTCTGCTCCAAGTCAAGTTGCAGAGACGCAAAAGGTAG
- a CDS encoding calmodulin, putative (all_bases.C.cand.479 - calmodulin), producing MADQLSEEQIAEFKEAFSLFDKDGDGSITTKELGTIMRSLGQNPTEAELQDMINEIDTNSSGAIDFPEFLILMARKMKECDTEEELIQAFKVFDRDGNGFISAQELRHVMTNLGERLTDEEVDEMLREADVDGDGKINYEEFVKLMVSK from the exons ATGGCAGATCAATTAAGTGAGGAGCAGATTGCTGAATTTAAAGAGGCTTTTTCCCTTTTCGACAAAGATGGAGATGGAA GCATAACCACGAAGGAACTTGGGACAATTATGAGATCTCTAGGCCAAAACCCAACGGAAGCAGAATTACAGGACATGATAAACGAAATTGATACAAACTCAAGTG GTGCCATTGATTTTCCCGAGTTTCTAATCTTGATGGCTCGTAAGATGAAGGAATGTGATACTGAAGAAGAACTGATTCAGGCCTTTAAGGTCTTCGATCGTGATGGAAACG GCTTCATCAGCGCTCAGGAACTCAGACACGTAATGACAAACTTGGGTGAAAGATTAACAGATGAAGAAGTCGACGAGATGCTGAGAGAAGCAGATGTAGACGGAGATGGAAAAATCAATTATGAAGAATTCGTAAAACTTATGGTTTCAAAGTGA